GCGGATTTCCAGCCGTTACTCGACCGCGAGTTGCTCGCCGGATAGACTTTGGCCGTTTGCCCCGCTAGGAAGTAATTATGAGTATCAACAACAACGGCATCATCGCAGAGCTTGATCGAATCGTAGCTGGCCGCCATCTGCTCCAGCATCCTTTTTATCGGGAGTGGACGGCGGGAACGCTCGAGCTTGACGCCCTGCGCGAATATGCGCGGCAATATTACCGGCACGTCGAGGCCTTTCCACGCTATCTGAGCGCGATCCATTCGCGCTGCGACGATCTCGGGACGCGCCAGGCGCTGCTGGAGAATCTGATCGAGGAGGAGCGCGGCGAGCGCAACCATCCGGAACTCTGGACGCGTTTTGCGCAGGCTTTCGGCGTCACCCGTGACGAGCTGTCGAAGAGCGCCCCGCTCCCGACGACGGAGAATCTGGTCGAGACGTTCTATCGCCTCAGCCGCAACACGCCGATCGCCGCTGGGCTCGCGGCGCTCTACGCTTACGAATCGCAGATGCCGACGATCGCAGACGCCAAAATCGACGGGCTCAGGCGCTTTTACGGCGTTACCGACGAGGATGCGTATTCATTCTTCAGCGTCCATCGCGAGGCCGACGCCGATCATGCGCGGACCGGGGGCGCGTTGATCGAAAAGTTGGTCGAAACTTCGAAC
The genomic region above belongs to Candidatus Binataceae bacterium and contains:
- a CDS encoding CADD family putative folate metabolism protein gives rise to the protein MSINNNGIIAELDRIVAGRHLLQHPFYREWTAGTLELDALREYARQYYRHVEAFPRYLSAIHSRCDDLGTRQALLENLIEEERGERNHPELWTRFAQAFGVTRDELSKSAPLPTTENLVETFYRLSRNTPIAAGLAALYAYESQMPTIADAKIDGLRRFYGVTDEDAYSFFSVHREADADHARTGGALIEKLVETSNDRDAVIAAARAAVDALWTMLDGIHRG